In one window of Trichoderma breve strain T069 chromosome 7 map unlocalized scaffold00008, whole genome shotgun sequence DNA:
- a CDS encoding zinc-binding dehydrogenase domain-containing protein — translation MSIHPDFQLPETFRGLQFTSPSKPGSVVELPTPLPSAGSVILRPLNSHIVSYAKEVFSNGNVRAYKYPLPLIPVGMLVYTSGIIRPRDNLNMLPLLQGIHMGASPEGQALMNGEWRNGTWAELVKVPAENIHVLNEHILTKELGYSFEDLGYISTLAVPFGGLSDIGLRPGETVIVAPATGNFGSAAVLVALAMGAGKVIAVGRNEAKLKQICNDTNNSKVVPVTISEDLGADTAALQAHGPVDVYFDISPNSAAKALYIKAGISALRRGGRVSFMGGIMNDIDLPYHMMMFKALTLKGTFMYTPQQVNELIRLIETGLLPIGERGRIQVSGRFPLHKWEEAFENASQAGPMQATYFQPNFKG, via the exons ATGAGTATTCACCCAGATTTTCAGCTTCCTGAGACTTTCAGAGGTCTCCAGTTCACTTCTCCATCAAAACCGGGATCTGTTGTCGAACTTCCTACGCCTCTACCATCTGCCGGCTCAGTCATTTTACGGCCATTGAACTCACACATTGTGTCATATGCCAAAGAGGTTTTCAGTAATGGGAACGTCCGAGCGTACAAATATCCTCTTCCCTTGATTCCCG TCGGAATGTTGGTCTATACATCCGGCATCATTCGACCACGTGACAACCTTAACATGCTGCCACTACTACAGGGCATTCATATGGGCGCTTCGCCGGAAGGCCAAGCACTTATGAATGGAGAGTGGAGAAACGGTACTTGGGCTGAACTTGTCAAAGTCCCAGCTGAGAACATCCATGTGCTGAATGAGCATATCTTGACGAAGGAGTTGGGCTACAGTTTTGAAGATCTCGGATACATCAGCACTCTCGCAGTCCCTTTTGGTGGACTCAGTGATATTGGCCTTCGACCCGGAGAAACGGTGATAGTGGCGCCCGCGACCGGGAATTTTGGTAGCGCGGCTGTGCTTGTTGCACTGGCGATGGGTGCAGGCAAGGTAATCGCTGTGGGCCGTAACGAAGCCAAGCTAAAACAGATTTGTAACGACACAAACAATAGCAAAGTCGTGCCGGTCACTATATCGGAAGATCTAGGCGCTGATACTGCAGCTCTCCAAGCGCATGGACCAGTCGACGTGTATTTCGATATCTCACCAAATTCAGCGGCCAAAGCATTGTATATCAAAGCTGGTATTTCTGCCTTGCGTCGAGGTGGTCGCGTCAGCTTCATGGGTGGCATAATGAACGATATTGACCTTCCGTATCACATGATGATGTTCAAAGCATTAACTCTGAAAGGAACTTTTATGTATACGCCGCAGCAAGTAAATGAGCTTATTCGATTGATTGAGACAGGACTGCTTCCTATAGGGGAAAGGGGTAGAATACAAGTCAGCGGCAGATTTCCCTTGCATAAATGGGAGGAGGCGTTTGAGAATGCTAGCCAAGCTGGACCAATGCAAGCTACCTACTTTCAGCCGAATTTCAAAGGCTAA
- a CDS encoding ATP adenylyltransferase domain-containing protein, which translates to MTAGERLPPVNGSLVLSRFDSLIKAGFVHYDEHQKIIEHTDGDLKFHFILTKALAQKPTLSTPPEQILAQGQNKSPLSLMQQRPGSDINSNGYEIDDGSKSHFLIANKFCFSRPHLMMLTCDGYRRQHEPLDRSDLEAAWTTLAALNNPATDYVVFYNCGRDGGCSRLHKHMQLMPLPADGFATAFLNSHVAKEPRVPFKWFYYRFEDGAITSATIANIYAQLLRQATKAWEKCTGNTVADGEACPHNVAFTTRWMVVIPRRRAAINKEAGVNSLGMLGVIAVATEREIENWVRLGLTKSLWELGVTREKSIV; encoded by the exons ATGACAGCCGGTGAACGATTACCTCCTGTAAATGGGTCTTTGGTGTTATCCCGTTTTGATTCATTAATTAAGGCGGGCTTTGTTCACTATGACGAGCACCAGAAGATTATCGAGCATACTGATGGAGACCTCAAG TTTCATTTTATCCTCACCAAAGCGCTGGCCCAAAAACCAACTCTTTCTACACCACCGGAGCAAATTTTAGCCCAGGGCCAAAACAAATCACCCCTGAGCCTCATGCAGCAACGACCGGGGAGCGACATCAATTCGAACGGCTACGAAATAGATGACGGTAGTAAAAGCCACTTCCTCATCGCGAATAAATTTTGCTTTTCGCGGCCGCACCTCATGATGCTCACCTGCGATGGGTACCGCAGGCAGCATGAGCCGTTGGATAGGAGCGACTTGGAAGCGGCATGGACCACATTAGCGGCTTTAAACAATCCAGCTACGGACTACGTTGTGTTCTACAACTGTGGAAGGGACGGTGGATGTAGCCGGCTGCATAAGCACATGCAGCTGATGCCCTTACCGGCTGACGGTTTTGCCACCGCATTTCTCAATTCTCACGTTGCGAAAGAGCCCAGAGTACCCTTCAAGTGGTTCTATTATAGATTCGAGGATGGGGCTATAACATCCGCTACAATAGCGAATATTTATGCGCAGCTTCTACGTCAGGCTACCAAGGCGTGGGAGAAATGTACAGGTAACACTGTGGCTGATGGGGAGGCTTGCCCGCATAACGTGGCCTTCACGACCCGGTGGATGGTAGTCATTCCGCGACGGCGCGCGGCGATTAACAAAGAAGCCGGGGTGAATTCGCTGGGCATGTTGGGGGTAATTGCTGTAGCCACCGAGAGGGAGATTGAGAATTGGGTACGACTTGGGTTGACCAAGTCCCTTTGGGAACTCGGTGTcacgagagagaagagcatcgTGTAA
- a CDS encoding POT family domain-containing protein — protein MARQQESYARHEATEEEVKELRHVVDSVPFIVWIALVANATERFTFYAVTTPWQNYIQNSADNIAVPGALGLGQATATNISSAFLFLSFLVPTIFAILSDTWLGRYKTLFLSYLLNFCGCLVLFITSLPVVKTQSTKVVGLGFAMILLALGTGGVKATASPFIGDQYAETAPQLIITKKGERVVTDRALTLQYIYNVSYWLTNIASLSLVASTYLEKLVGFWAAYLLPLCTVWTLVPLLLVFHKSFVKLRPQANVLPQASRVIMCSARHRFKWEAATAVYQSENYGRQVDWDDRFVFEIKRGLQACKVMACFVPFHLCMNQITNNLVSQAGQMKLGGIPNDTIQALNSIACVILGPVMQKMVYPIVRKFGFPFGPIARITWAFIMMSTSMAFAAGVQKLIYTKGPCYGHPLQCENTPNNVSVWVQTPVYFLLAFAEILGFTTLSEYSYSEAPKNMRSLVQAMAQLSSGAGSALGMAVSPLSKDPQILYLYAGLAVTMIIAAPTFWFTFRRYDEMEAFKETQHNDAENSPVEGLMDPAIPELVNTGEKGEGCVKITS, from the exons ATGGCCAGGCAACAAGAGAGCTATGCTAGGCATGAAGccacagaagaagaagtgaagGAGTTGCGGCACGTTGTCGATTCAGTGCCGTTTATTGTCTGGATTGCGCTTGTGGCCAATGCCACAGAGAGATTCACATTCTATGCCGTAACCACACCATGGC AGAATTATATACAAAACAGCGCAGACAACATTGCTGTCCCTGGCGCCTTAGGCCTTGGCCAGGCCACGGCTACGAACATCTCCAgtgcttttctcttcttgtcttttctgGTCCCTACTATTTTCGCTATTCTCTCGGACACATGGCTAGGGCGGTATAAGACGCTGTTTCTCAGTTACCT CCTGAACTTTTGCGGATGCCTGGTACTCTTTATTACCTCGCTGCCAGTGGTCAAGACTCAATCCACCAAAGTGGTAGGACTAGGCTTCGCAATGATCTTGCTTGCACTTGGCACAGGTGGTGTTAAGGCTACCGCCTCTCCATTTATTG GTGACCAGTATGCTGAGACTGCTCCTCAGCTGATCATCACGAAAAAAGGCGAGCGCGTTGTTACAGATCGGGCACTCACACTACAGTACATCTACAATGTATCCTACTG GCTTACAAACATAGCGAGTTTATCTTTGGTTGCATCTACCTACTTAGAAAAGCTCGTCGGCTTTTGGGCCGCTTATCTGTTACCACTATGTACAGTTTGGACACTGGTACCTTTGCTTCTGGTATTCCATAAATCTTTCG TCAAACTTCGGCCACAAGCAAACGTACTACCGCAAGCCTCTCGAGTTATCATGTGCTCGGCACGACATCGGTTTAAATGGGAAGCTGCAACAGCCGTTTATCAATCAGAAAACTACGGGCGGCAGGTCGACTGGGATGATAGGTTTGTCTTTGAGATTAAAAGAGGTCTTCAAGCCTGTAAAGTCAT GGCATGCTTTGTACCATTTCATCTGTGTATGAACCAGATTACAAACAATCTTGTCTCTCAGGCCGGTCAGATGAAGCTTGGAGGTATTCCTAACGATACTATTCAGGCCCTTAACTCTATTGCCTGCGTGATCTTGGGTCCGGTCATGCAAAAAATGGTTTATCCTATCGTTCGGAAATTTGGCTTCCCATTTGGACCAATTGCTCGTATCACCTGGGCTTTCATCATGATGAGTACATCAATGGCATTTGCCGCGGGAGTGCAGAAGCTCATATATACCAAGGGACCTTGTTACGGTCACCCTCTGCAATGTGAAAATACACCGAACAATGTAAGCGTTTGGGTACAAACACCGGTTTACTTTCTACTCGCGTTTGCTGAGATTCTGGGATTCACAACACTATCCGAGTACAGCTATTCCGAGGCTCCAAAGAACATGCGCAGCCTTGTACAGGCAATGGCTCAATTGAGCTCTGGTGCTGGTTCTGCACTTGGTATGGCCGTGTCGCCCTTATCGAAGGATCCGCAAATACTTTACTTATACGCGGGGCTAGCGGTGACTATGATCATCGCGGCCCCTACATTTTGGTTCACATTCCGGAGGTATGATGAAATGGAGGCATTTAAGGAAACACAGCACAATGATGCGGAGAATAGCCCCGTTGAAGGTCTGATGGACCCTGCAATACCTGAGCTTGTGAATAcgggagaaaaaggagagggTTGTGTAAAAATAACCAGTTga
- a CDS encoding CDP-alcohol phosphatidyltransferase domain-containing protein: MPTNPQVKYDMLKRLRLADYITLSNGFCGVLAVFCAMRQSFFMAHLLIFLGYEFDRFDGIVARYRNECSEMGKQLDSFCDLVSFCVAPAVMVYCAGFNTLADQVILAFFVCSGVARLARFNVAAHLVPKSAHGKALFHEGLPTAYAALLISTAVAVAEWTGYLTDLSPGVTLASDSWLAYHPIMTAMLVLSALMVSKRLKLYLDGAYSIPAVTVIIFAGCWSHSPLPVGNFL, translated from the exons ATGCCAACCAATCCACAAGTCAAGTATGACATGCTCAA GCGGCTCCGTTTAGCAGACTACATTACTCTTTCTAATG GCTTTTGCGGAG TCCTCGCCGTTTTCTGTGCCATGAGACAATCGTTTTTCATGGCGCATTTACTCATTTTCCTTGGATACGAGTTTGATCGCTTCGACGGGATAGTAGCGAGGTACAGGAATGAATGCTCCGAAATGGGTAAACAGCTGGATAGCTTCTGCGACTTG GTCTCCTTTTGTGTGGCTCCTGCTGTCATGGTCTATTGTGCTGGCTTCAACACCTTGGCAGATCAGGTAATACTGGCCTTTTTTGTCTGCTCTGGCGTTGCACGCCTCGCAAGGTTTAACGTGGCGGCGCATTTAGTGCCCAAGAGCGCTCATGGAAAGGCACTCTTCCATGAAGGCCTCCCCACGGCCTATGCTGCTCTCTTGATCTCCACAGCCGTCGCTGTTGCTGAGTGGACAGGTTACTTGACTGATCTAAGTCCTGGGGTAACCCTTGCTTCCGATTCCTGGCTTGCGTATCATCCAATAATGACCGCTATGCTCGTACTCAGTGCTCTGATGGTCAGTAAGCGACTTAAACTATATCTTGACGGAGCCTACAGTATCCCGGCTGTGACGGTCATCATTTTTGCAGGCTGCTGGTCGCACTCACCACTCCCCGTTGGAAATTTTCTGTGA
- a CDS encoding cytidylyltransferase-like domain-containing protein, with protein MSLRSYLEAAYKEVRLSSEVALSPLQQLDCRLKKDAENLILVYGGSFNPPHRGHLDVLLSALHPVVNAAAVVVLPSENFHLRHKLATSHPEFFLSRRQRADLWASIPTVPKNKVWVWSETWYPFLPFTEAVRRLGEADGYDIVFSHLIGPDNLNEADALNNLPYRLPRILVTNKARHVPSQFLPNGQPAKWKGFGEWSQVNADVSRNERAESAEEAVLWSCQSVDSIGLGKMGYYLEFTKKSVGPDLNSTSLRQDLLQKHSLDEEALRQLSTLDLLDMLRPILQVD; from the exons ATGTCTCTTCGATCCTATCTAGAAGCCGCTTACAAAGAAGTTCGACTGTCTTCAGAAGTCGCCCTCAGTCCCCTCCAACAGCTTGATTGCCGTCTGAAGAAGGATGCCGAGAATCTCATTCTGGTTTATGGTGGATCTTTCAATCCGCCACACCGTGGACACCTAGATGTCCTGCTATCCGCATTGCATCCGGTTGTGAATGCCGCTGCAGTCGTTGTGCTACCGAGCGAGAACTTTCACCTGCGCCACAAGTTGGCAACTAGCCACCCAGAATTCTTTCTTAGCCGGAGGCAAAGAGCTGACCTGTGGGCTTCCATACCTACCGTTCCGAAGAACAAGGTTTGGGTATGGTCAGAGACCTGGTATCCCTTCCTGCCATTTACTGAAGCGGTCCGGCGGCTTGGCGAAGCGGACGGATACGACATCGTCTTTTCGCATCTCATTGGACCTGATAATCTCAACGAAGCCGATGCCCTCAACAATTTACCATACAGGCTTCCACGGATACTTGTAACCAACAAAGCCAGGCACGTCCCGTCTCAGTTTTTGCCAAATGGGCAGCCAGCGAAGTGGAAAGGGTTTGGAGAGTGGTCTCAAGTTAACGCAGATGTTTCTCGCA ATGAACGAGCTGAGAGTGCTGAAGAGGCTGTTCTGTGGTCATGCCAGAGCGTGGACAGTATTGGCCTGGGGAAGATGGGTTACTACTTAGAGTTCACCAAAAAGTCAGTTGGGCCTGACTTAAATTCGACGAGTCTAAGGCAAGATCTGCTCCAGAAACACTCGCTGGACGAGGAAGCTCTTAGGCAACTCAGTACACTTGACCTTCTTGACATGCTGCGACCAATCCTGCAGGTGGATTAG
- a CDS encoding GDP-mannose 4,6 dehydratase domain-containing protein, with the protein MAVMSGFFRPKVAFITGITGQDGSYLSEILLEKGYEVHGLVRSSASRREALNRPLRPGLTIHFGDMSDVGRLVQILGNIKADEIYHLAAQSHVAVSFDTPIQTNDTNAMGTLRLLEAMRMLGMDRTTKFYNACSSEVFGSDMPAPQTEETPFHPVSPYAVSKQFQYWITVNFREAYGFHASNGLLFNHESPRRGTTFVTRKITTQVALIACGQLDSFQLGNLDAVRDWGHAKDYMQGVYLMLQQPVGGDYALASGQAHSVRDFVEAAFRVIGVKIEWSGAGLDEVGVDSVSGKIRVKVNPDFYRPLDNQNLLGSAAKAKRVLGWTPTYTFEALVEEMVLCDIEAVNTGRIFSNSNLDWVVGESQNAESSDNGIMSHGHKKGSARLNPFGEVQTLAVNDEGSSDGAEKISLTDVRTETELAT; encoded by the exons ATGGCGGTGATGAGTGGATTCTTCAGGCCCAAAGTAGCCTTCATTACTG GAATCACTGGACAAGATGGTTCTTATCTTTCTGAGATCCTTCTGGAAAAAGGATATGAAGTTCACGGCCTAGTAAGATCGTCTGCTTCTAGGCGCGAAGCTCTAAATCGGCCCTTGCGCCCGGGGCTAACGATACACTTTGGTGATATGTCGGATGTCGGGCGCCTCGTTCAGATCTTAGGCAACATCAAGGCTGATGAGATCTACCACTTGGCTGCCCAGTCGCATGTGGCTGTGTCTTTTGACACTCCCATACAGACTAATGACACCAACGCCATGGGAACTCTCCGACTGCTGGAAGCAATGAGGATGCTGGGTATGGATAGAACTACCAAGTTCTATAAT GCTTGCTCATCAGAAGTATTCGGTTCAGATATGCCAGCACCCCAAACAGAAGAAACCCCATTCCACCCAGTATCACCTTATGCTGTATCAAAACAGTTCCAGTACTGGATTACCGTGAACTTCCGAGAGGCATATGGGTTTCACGCATCTAACGGACTCCTTTTCAATCATGAATCGCCAAGGCGTG GAACTACATTTGTCACTCGTAAGATCACAACACAAGTAGCTCTGATTGCCTGTGGGCAATTAGACAGCTTCCAACTCGGCAATCTGGATGCAGTCCGGGACTGGGGTCATGCCAAAGACTATATGCAGGGCGTATATCTCATGCTCCAGCAACCAGTCGGTGGCGATTATGCTTTGGCGTCCGGTCAGGCCCACAGCGTCAGAGACTTTGTGGAGGCAGCTTTTAGGGTCATTGGAGTCAAGATCGA GTGGTCTGGAGCGGGCTTGGACGAAGTAGGTGTTGATTCAGTCAGTGGTAAGATTCGCGTCAAGGTAAATCCGGATTTCTATCGGCCACTTGATAACCAGAATCTGCTGGGCtcggctgccaaggccaagcgtGTGCTCGGATGGACACCCACGTACACCTTCGAAGCCTTGGTCGAAGAGATGGTTCTTTGCGATATCGAAGCTGTCAACACTGGTCGTATATTTTCCAACTCGAACCTGGACTGGGTGGTTGGTGAAAGCCAAAACGCAGAAAGCTCAGACAATGGCATTATGAGCCATGGCCACAAAAAAGGGTCGGCTCGCCTCAATCCATTTGGCGAAGTTCAAACTCTCGCTGTGAATGACGAGGGGAGTTCCGATGGGGCTGAGAAGATCAGCCTAACCGACGTTAGAACGGAAACAGAGCTGGCAACCTAG